GGTAGTGTTAACAGGCCCTAGATCGGGAAGTCTTGCGGCGTCATGTCACCGCGCAGGACGATCTAACAGAAGGGAAAGCAGCTCGGCATTGCGGGGGCTCATGCCAGTGCATCAGGAACGCATTCCACAAGATGTGGTGGATCCGGGAGGAAACGACCGGCTACACAGAGTGCAGCCCGCTGCAACGAAGAAAGTTGGTGCGTCTTCATGCGCAATGCATACGTCGCAACCAGCAGCTCATCCATGTCGATGAATGCGTCTTCTCGCCTTCCGTCCCACGTGGCTATATGGGTATCCACCCAAGGGACACCGGGTGTACGGCCTGATATTCTGGCATAGGAGACTGCGCACTGCAGGCCTAGGGACGGATTTTTCAGGACCGGTCCTCTTTGAAGACGGTGCGATGCCAGGCGTTCAACTCTTGGCTCAAAGCTAGGCAATGTCCGTGTCTGACCTGGACGCACCTGGTTATCATGGACAACTCGGCCTTTCATAAATCGCCGGAAACGGCAGAAGCTCATCCAGCACATCGGCGCCACTCTGCTGTTTTTTCGCCATATTTTCTCCAGCCCTCAATCACATCGAACACGACTTCACCGTGCCAAAGAAACCCCTTGAATACCAGTAACTCATGTCTGTCGATCAAATCGTGAGGGCTATCAATGGTGATCGGCTTAGCTGTAAACAAGCCCGTGGCGTTGACGATATCGTAAGTGACACACGTCCTCGATCCTGAGTTTCCAAGTACTACGATGTAACGCGGTCAGGCTGACGTCATCCAACGTGATGTCTTTACTAAGACCATCAGTGTCATAGGCTCAAACGGCAATGAAATACTCCAGCGGTCTCAAACATGAGGAGATCAAAACTGAGTTCCACCACGGAGTGATTCACCGCATCTTCACTCAGGGAGAGCAGGCGCCCCACACTGACTCACACGCGTGAAACTTCTCATGCTTTGAGGATCTTGGTCAGCCCCACAAGATCAACTGCCTATAGCCCACCACAGACATCGCGTCGATGACACTCAAGTTTAGCAAACGCGCTACCTTCACAAAGTCTACTGACGAGCTGGGGAAAAGTCTCACATACCCCCTCGTTGGCACCATAAATGAAACTAGCGATAGACCATCAGCAGTGCACCCAATACTAAGGGAGCAGCATTATATTGATTCCATTTACATCTACACCTCAGTAAGATGGCTAGGAATAAATATGTGCCCACCGGAGACCTCATTCTTGTGCGTGCTTAATCCTTCTGCAGGCTGATCCCTTCACAAACTACACTTCCAAATTTCGAGCAGCGGTGCAAATCCTTTTGAAAGCAAGAACATAGCGAAGATTCTTCCGGCATCACTCTTGCTCACTCAGCTTCCTCAAGAAGAACAACGGCGGTGGTTCGCTGCGTCTTACATAGGTCACCATCTGGCGCGATGCGCAGGGAACGCTTGGCTCAGATTGGAGCCATTGAGCAGAAATCATTTATATCCCCAGCATTTTGACAGCTGGTTGTAGAAGAGCATCGCATTGATTAGACGTTCCCTCATATAGCATCAAAATCCCCTTACCGATCCAGCAGAGGAGCATCTCTTATGTTGCCGTTTAAGATCCTCATTACCTTAGCCTCCCGAAACCCTATCATCTCGATGGTCCATCTGGTACTTTTTCTTTTGCCACTTATATCGCTGGCTGGTTGCGCGAATGATGGCACAGAAGGACCGATAACTTCTCCGAACAATGCCCCTCAATCCAGTGTGGCACAGGCTGATGACGGAGAAGACCCAAAGATTGATGTGACTTCGACAGCAACAGATGTTACTGCGCAGATAGCTTGGGATCCTCCATCGGATTTCCAAGCAGCTGGTTACAACATCCATTATGGGAAACGCTCATCAGAAGAGTCGAACCCGGACGAACCTGAACCAAGTGTCTGCTCCTCTCAAAAAAGCCAAACCGTCGAGGACACACACACTACGATCACGGGGCTCGAACCCAACACAGAATATTTTCTCGCTATCCAAGCATTCAATGAAACCGACAGTCTCTGCTCGAATGCAATTACAATAGTAACTCCTCCGATCCAATCATAGATGACTGCACTTACGCTTCAGTCAATTATTGTTTCACTTACACGAGAAGTATTTTCTCAAACCAATTCAGCACAAGAGACGCATTCCAGCTGATGGAGAGGTTTTATGAGAGACTTTTTAAGAGCAATCACTTACCAAACGGCTCGATCCCGCTGTAAAGATCTCGCTTCGGTCTCCCCTAGTTTCTGGGGGAGGATCGGAGTCACAATGCTCATGTGCTTTGGGCTCGTTTCTGAAGGCTTAGCGTGTCATGATGCCGCCACCGCCACTACCGCGACACCCACATCGCTGACTTATTATGCCGTGCAGGGAGCGACAAACCCACCAAACCAAACAATCACTGTCTCCAGGAAATCTACGTGGCAAGCTACCATTACGGCTTCCGACAATGCTTCCTGGCTTTCTGTGTCGCCTGCAAAAACTTACATAACTACTAGTGCGAAGTTCGCAGCCGCTGTCAACACGGCAGGGCTCGTGGCAGGCACCTATAAAGCCACCATCACGATCATGGTGGGCACCTGGTGCACAAGAACCGTCTCTGCGACATTAGTTCTCTCCCCGCCCACTACTTCAACACCAACAGCTACAAAGTCGGCAACGCTCAGATGGAACGCAGTCACCGGCACAACCGTAACTGGCTATAAAGTCTATGTCGGCGAGGCACCCCGGCTCTATACACGAACCATTACGGTGGGCACGGTCACATCATCAACCGTGAGCAGCTTGGCTGTTGGCCGAACATACTATTTCGCCGTTACGTCTTATAACGGTGCTGGCGAAAGCACCCCATCCAACGAGGTCAGTAAGACAATACAATAGACTTTTTGCATAACTCCATATTCATGATTCCCCGAGACATGGAATCACAGCTGGGACCTCTCCAGTCGGGGGAAGACCGTCATGGGAATTTAGAGATGTGAAGAGATGCCGGAGGAGATGTTCCCGCGGCCAACCAGGTGGGAAACAAACGGTTGTAGAGGTGGCAGCCGTCTGATGACGCTGGAGTACTGGCGCGAATACCCACCACCGCCAAGCGATTTGGTTTGCCATCGAGCCGTGACGAGCCGGAGCATGCTTAGGCGGAACGCAAGAACCACCGTACCTACACATCAGGCACAGCGACGGCGTGAGCGAACGCACAACTTATCGCAATGTCCGTTGGTGTGAGGACGCGCTGATCAACATTCTGGCGATCACGCCGTCTGGCCTGATCAACGCGACAGTTGTTCAGAAGAGAGTACAGGGTGATCTTGTAAATCCTCCAGCCCCCTGTCGAGGGCCCTCAAAAACACAGTGCCGCCACTACTCAGGCGAGAAAAAACACCACACGCTGAAGACGCCACCCTCCGTCGACAGGGCTACCCTCAGGATCATCTACCTTGCTCACGACGCGAGTCGCCGTCATAGCGTTCGCCTGTTCAAGGAGTCCAGAATCCAACTGCATCACGAGACGGAAGCCAACGTCGATCTCAGCAACATAAACCTGCGGAAATAAAAAAAGGGCCATCCTTATTACGGGATGGCCCTGCACATTTTTAATTCAACCCCTTTCGATGCGCCCAAGCGTGTAATGAATAACCGATTTCCTCACAAATCGCTTATAGGGTCTTCCGTTCGATTAGCTACGGCCACTCTCATGGCGACAGAGGGGTGGCCCGATCCGTTTGAATTTCCGTGAGGGTCAGCACCCGGTTATAGATCCGCAGCTCGTCAAGCTGCCCACTGAAAGG
This sequence is a window from Nitrospira sp.. Protein-coding genes within it:
- a CDS encoding fibronectin type III domain-containing protein, with translation MLPFKILITLASRNPIISMVHLVLFLLPLISLAGCANDGTEGPITSPNNAPQSSVAQADDGEDPKIDVTSTATDVTAQIAWDPPSDFQAAGYNIHYGKRSSEESNPDEPEPSVCSSQKSQTVEDTHTTITGLEPNTEYFLAIQAFNETDSLCSNAITIVTPPIQS
- a CDS encoding fibronectin type III domain-containing protein encodes the protein MLMCFGLVSEGLACHDAATATTATPTSLTYYAVQGATNPPNQTITVSRKSTWQATITASDNASWLSVSPAKTYITTSAKFAAAVNTAGLVAGTYKATITIMVGTWCTRTVSATLVLSPPTTSTPTATKSATLRWNAVTGTTVTGYKVYVGEAPRLYTRTITVGTVTSSTVSSLAVGRTYYFAVTSYNGAGESTPSNEVSKTIQ